Within Marmota flaviventris isolate mMarFla1 chromosome 13, mMarFla1.hap1, whole genome shotgun sequence, the genomic segment ACCAATGCCTTCTTATAGGCCCTCAGCTGGGCCTATGGGTCACTTAACCTGAGTCGGGGAAGGCTCATGTGGGAGTTGGGGACAGTGGAAATCTAGAATTTACTGGGCAGAGGAGGAGTAGGGCATTGCTGCGGCAGGTTGGACAAAGGAGTCACCCAGAGAGAGACAACTCATTTCTCACCATTCTTCCCACATGGATGTATCCCCTTTCCCCAGGAAAAGAAGGGCCAGGAAGTGCAGAAGGGTCCAGCTGTGGAGATCGCAAAATTGGATAAACTGCTGAACCTGGTGAGAGAAGTGAAAACCTAAGGGCCTAGTCTCAATCCCTGACCCATTTCTTGCAATCCTTGGGCTGGGTACCAGGGTGCCTATGCACCCAGCATATATGATTCTGCCCCTGATCGGGTCTCAGTATTTGCCGTTCTCATTCTGCTTCTGAAGGTCCTAGCACATTACTTAGGATTTGACCCTTAACCACCATgaccctcctcttactgtgcaaAAATAAATCTGTCTGGAAGTTCATCCCATGCTTTTAATTTTGCTACCACAGGGCCCCCAGGAAGAGAAGAATCTCAAAGTAGAGCCATAGTTCCATTTATTATCCAGCAAACAGTGGGAGGACCAGGGGAGGAGCCCACCCTGGACACCCTCCCATTATTGCCATGGGTTCCAATTTGCTTTCCCAACCTAGAGGGCCCAAAGGTGCTGAGCCTAGCGAAAGGGTAAATCCAGCCCTTGGCCCTTGGGATGGAGCAGAGTTCAGATGGCCCTGGCCCTAGCACCAACTCCTgaacccccaccccaggcctgtcTCTCTAGGGCCACCAGAGCCTCTCTTGGAGCCAGGCTGGCTAGACTCTGGGCTTCTGGGTCCAGCTGTAAACAAGCTGAACTCCAAGTTCTGGACCCCAGGCTGGCTGAACTCTGGAATCCTGATTCCAGGATCTGAGTGGGGTAGACTTAGGTCCCAGGCTCCAGGGTAGGTCAAGGGCCTTCAGGGCTGCAGCAGGTAGCTGCCTTCATGGCTAGGCTTCTGGGGTGGTGGTGCCTTCTCAGGACAGGGGCCAGGGCTGGAATTAGGACTAGATTCAGAAAGAGAATCAACGTCGGCAGAACGAGAGTGGCAGGCCCAGCAGAGAATGAcccaaagcagcagcagcaagaagCCTACGAGGCCGTTGCAGACGATGGCGATGAGGGCCCCCTGGGAGATGGCTGCCCCCATGACGGGCAGTACCCTCAAATCAGTACAGACAGCGGAGCTGCCTCAATGGCAAGGCCCATGCCGAGGAGGAACTCCAATACGGCCGCTTTCCAAGGAGGCTCCCTCAGTGATTCCTGGGCAGTGGAGATGCCCACCTGCAGTCCTGAGCCTGGGGGCATAGAGCAAATAAGAGGGTGATGAGGAAGGAGAGGTGGGAGAGGCCCAGGCCAAGAGCTCCCCTCCCACATCTCTGACCTCCCTGGCAGAAAACCTTGGGTCCCACAAGGCTCAAAGACCTCACAGAGCCAACACCCCCATCCTCAGGCCTGGCTCTGGGCACCTGGATGCTGGTGTAGCCAGAGTGGGGAAGCTGGAGTAGGCATACCTCATTCTAAGAGGTGGTAGACACTGACTGGCCCTTCCCACCAAGCTTCCAGCCCTCAAAGGTATCCCACCAGTGGATGGGACTAAGAGTCCTAGGCCCAGAATGAAGGGGACTGTGACCAGCTTTAGTGTGGTCAGGGCACCTCCTCTCAAGACTGCAGCCAGCCAGCCCAGGAGACCTGCAGAGGCGCCAGCTCACACAGAGGGAACTTTGTGGAGGCCCTGGCAGGCATGTGTGGGTTCTGTGTCTCCAAGGTTTTGTACCTAGGTGTGCCTCTCCATGGGACTTGTCTCTTTATGTCAGGTGTGTGGTTTTCCTACAGTTCCCCTGCTAGATAGGTGTCTCTCCTCTGCATACCTATATCTGGGATTGTGTGTGGCTGCCTGTCTCTGGGTAGCTCTCTTCACATCGGTGTGTCCCCATCTCTGAATGTCTGAGTGTCTCGTTTCTCTCCCAATCTGTTTCTGAGTATCTCTCTATCAGTCCCTGTGTGTGCCACTCTCTCTTCCCGGCTGTATCCCTCTGTCCTCGTGAACGTGTCTCTTTCCCTTCTTCGTGGGATCTGTCTTGGTGGTCTGTGCGTCTCCCGTGTGTCtctctttgtgtctgtgtctctcCTAGGGGCTGTGTCTCTTCCTCTCAGTCTCGGTTCTCTGCCCCGGTGCCCGCTGCGGGGGAGCCCCCCTTACCTGAGTTGAGCCCGGTGCGCGCCCGCGGGAGAGTCCGGGGCAGCGGGATGCTCAGCGCAGATTGAGGCTCGGGAGCCTGCGGGCGGGGGGCGGCGGGCGGCTGGCAGGGACGACGTCCACTCCCCCGGCCCTCCCCCTTGGCCGCGCAGCCTCCGCCGGCCGCTCCCGCCGCGGCGCGACCGGGGCGGCCTCTGCCGCGGGCGGTCTGCGGCGAGCCGGCACCTCCTCCCCCTGGGGCGGCGCCTCCTCCGCGGCCCCGGCCGCTAGCTTGCTCGCTCGGCGGCGCTCGGGCGGCGGCAGCGGGAGCTGCGCGGAGTTCGGCTGGGCTCGGCTGCGTTCGGCTGGGCTCGGTTTCGGCCGGCTGAAGTCGGCTAAGCTCGGCCGAGCTCGGCCGGCAGCAAAAACAGCGAAGGACCCCGCCTCCTGGGTGGCCGGCGGTCGGCAGCCCGCCGGGGGCGGAATCATCTCCACTCCGCTGCCGACGTTCAATTGGCTGGCTTCACCAAGTTCCAGCGCCATTGGTCGTGCGCTAGGGTGGGACAGGACCGCCCCTGGTGCAGGCGGGAGGGGCGGGAGGCGGCAGGAGGGCTGAATGGGCTGCTTGGTCTTGATCTGGCCTGGAGAGGGTGTAGGGTCGGGGCGTGGTCCACCTTCTAGCAGGGATTTCTTGCACCTTCCACATCTGGAAGAGCAACATCTGAGAAAGGCCAAGGCCTCTACATGCCCTACACCAGAGGAGACGTGCCCCACCAACCACTGGGGAGAAGTCTGACCCTGTCATCCAGAAGGCCCTATGTCTCCACACCTGGGAGGACAGTGATCTAGGAGGCCCACTATGATACTACCCATACTCCCGCCCGAGTGTGGACCCTGCATCCTCAGTATAGAGTATTTGTACTTGGCCCTGCATTTGGTGGTCCTAGGAGgtgatgtgaagatctctggAAACACAGGTTCTTTGGATGCATTTACTGAGTTCCCAGCCAGGGTTGGTCTCAGGCTTATACTTTGCTGTGCTGTGAGGGAATCTaggacagaggggaggggagtaCCTAAAGAATTGCTTTGTCCTGGCTGGAATACTTTCAGGCCTGATGGAAGTCCTGACTCTCCATCTTAGAAGGTCTCTTAAGAGGAAAGATAACTTGGACGAAGCAGCTAGGGAGACCTTCTtctcccagttcctcacatgccagaggttattatttttggtgctggtgcTGGGGGCATATACTCTACTATTGAGCACCCTCTCCTACCTCGGTGATTCTTAAGTGTTCTGATCTGGGCTCTCTTCTCATCTCACATATTCTTCGTGGGCAATCACATCCCTGAAGCTATATCTGGAATTCTAAACTCACAAACAAGTATCTACTGGAATCAGGTGCTGTTAATCCCTGGTTCTGCCACTTACTAactttgtgaccttggacaagttccTTAACCTCAgcttccttgtctataaaatggttATAGTGGTAGCTACCTCTCGGGGTTGTTTTTCACTAATTAATTTATACCGAACCAGCCACTTCTCAGCAAATGTCAGCTGATGTAACCCCCAACAACCAGGTGGCTAAAAGCTCCCTTTCTCCAGTGCCATGAAATTCACATAAGACCCCAACAAATTCAGGTACTGTCctgaagaggagaaagggaagaacaaAATAGTGAAATACTGAGCCATTCAATGCTACTGAGCTAAAGACtgtctaaaataaattttggacCCTATGGAGTTTACCAGAAtggattaattttagttttctcccCTGTTACCCAGCAGGGTAAGAGCATTGTGAGGAAGATCAGATCAGTTacaggagagagaggagacatATCATTGTACATCTGAGTGTAATGTGAGTGAAGTTAGTGACCCAGCTGCAGGAGTTCACATTTTATCCTGAAAACCATGGGAAACCACTGAAGAATTTTGAGCAGAAGAGTAATGTGATCATATCCAGAAATTAGAAAGATGATTTGAGCTGCTGGATGGAAAGGGGTGTCAAAAGCCTTTGAGGGTGAAGGCAAGGAGTAAAAATGAGGGGCTGAAATGATGGGAATAGAAGTGAAGAGGTCACGAGAACATTAAAGATATTTGGGAACTATAGATGGCAGAACTTAAGAGACTTAGAGAgtaagggaggaaagagggaaggaaaagtcCTAGATAACTCTGGTTAGTGGCTGCAGATACTGGAATGCCATTTACTGTGAAGAAGAAGCAGTGAATTTCAGCAAGGGACTTGGCGGGGGTAGGGGAGGTGTTGATGAGTTCAGTTTTGGAGACTGGTGGTAGTGGTATCTGCTACTGCTGCTTATTTTTGGATGTAGTTTACAAATTCCTCAAAGTACTATGATAGGCTCATGTTAGTTAGATATTTAACTTTGGACCAATCAAGGGATGATAACCAAATGACTTACATAGCTCTCATGATAACCCTGTggacagtgggggtggggtggattcCAGGAGAAGAGGGATCATGAATAAGCAAAATGGCAGGTGTTCACTAGGGTCCAGCCTTTGTTTGCCCAACACATACACATCATTTACTGTATATATGATTCCAAAAATGTCCCCAACTATTGTTGTTATAGATTAAATCTGGAATGTCCTCTCATGTATTGAAGGTCCTCTCATACGTCTCATATATTAAAGATTTGAACCCCAGCTTGGTGCTGTAGGGAGTTGGGGCATGCCTGTGAAGGGAATTGTGGACTCtggtctcttcttctttctctcatccTGGCCCTGAAATGAGTGGCTTTGCTTTACCATGCACTGCCTGCCAATTGTGCTTGCCTCATCACAGGACCAAAAGCAACCAGGCCAACAGATCATGGACTGAaagctccaaaactgtgagccaaaacaaagcttttctctttataagttaattatctcaggtatttgttacagtaatggaaagctgactgacacatcTACATAATCTAACCATCCCCCTGTATGTATGCCAATAAATTCACCCTGTTTCCAATGAGGGGCAACTCAGTGACACATCCAGCTACTGCTTCAAGGAGGTTCTATTGTAGGACCATTGTTCTTTAAAAACAGGTtatctgggttagggttagggttagtttggtcTCCATGAGTTGTAACTATGGCTTCTAATAATCCCAATACCTTTTAACTGTCAGAGATTGAAGCTGGTGCCCAACCTGCTTCTTACCTATATATCAATCAGGATTCATGAGGTAGCACAGTCATTACAAACAACGCCCCAAATCTTACTGGattcaaacaacaaaaatatatttcttgctcATTCAATAGTTCAGCAGGTGGGGGTAGGTTGTTAGTTTTGCTCACTTGGTCGTTGAAGGATATCtttaaaccaatcccttaccaccacacacatacacacaaaaagtcCTGATGTTTAGAAATGggagaaatagagaataaaatggaGTAAAAAGGAAACACTGTGTATTGGTCACTAATCCAAAGCATTATCATggataataatgaaaatgatagCACTAGAAAACCTCATGTATCTGTTAACTTCAAATCTTTGGCTGTGTCATCAGTCAATCTGGCTGCCTCAGGTTTTTCCCACCTTGAAGAGATCCCTTATCCAGAGTTCTGAGAGGACCATGGCGGAAGAGTTTTTTGTGGGGGCACTGTACTGATTAACATCACACTTTTGCGGGTAATTTAGGGATTGTTCTGGGATTGAGCAATCATAGATTTCTGCATTGATGAGGATTAGggttgagacttttttttttttctccctagatGATACAAttctttgtggggtttttgtttgtgtatttgtgcTGTAGATGCAACCCACAGCCTGGTTCATGATACAGTTCTCTTAAAACCCTAATCAGCTgcctatcaattttattttggggATTTTATTTGCTAATAACATATTTTACTGATTCTAAAGGACTTTTTTTCAGCTTAAATAACTCTGAAAAAATGTGCTTTTCAACTAATGGCATGTAATAGTTTTttagcctcttttttttcttgtgagtTCACAAAATAACTTGCCTCTTGTAATTGATGGAATCTGAGATTTATTAAGTATAGTTATTTTGTCAGTCAGGGTCCTTTTTCACAAATAATAGAATCTTCTGTGGATAGTTGAAGCAGAAAAGGGATTTGTTAAACGAGATTATTTAACTCAGAATTGTTAGGAGGGCTAGGGAAATAGACTTGAGGCTAGCTTCTAGGAATAACACCCAAACTACACTATACAATCTGAGGAGGAAATCACAGCCATTGCTATTCTGAATACTGAGTACTAAGAGTTCAATTTGACTGCCAATTTTACAAGCTCTATGACACCTCTGTGGTAGGAACTCATTATTGCAGCCACTGGAAGACCATCACTGTTGCCACTATCACCCACAAAGCTGGACACTTGTGTTACTATCAGCAACAGCAGAGATTGAAGCTGGTGTCCAACCTGCTTCTTACCTATATACCAATCAGGATTCACGAGGTAGCAGTCATAACAAACAACCCCCCAAATCTTACTGGATTCAAACAACAAAGATCTATTTCTAGCTCATTCAGTAGTTCAGCAGGTGGGGGTAGGTTGTTAGTTTTGCTCACTTGGTTGCTGAAGGATACAAGCTGTTGGAGGCTCCACCATCTTATGATGATGTTTTCTTCTTGACATTAGTTTCATGGTTTGCTGTGGCAGGAGAAAGGAGTGAAGAAAAGCTTACACTGGATTTTGCCCACATTGCATTGATAAAAACAAATCTTGTGGTCATACCTAATATCAAGGGACACAGGAAGTACCATCTTCCTGGTGCTCTGAAGGAGTAAGAACCAGAGATACTGGTGAACTTGGAATGATTTCTACCTCACTTATATTGTTCATTTCCACATGGAAGTCTCACAGGTGAAGAATCTTGCCTGTAAATAAGTTGCAAGGAATGCTGGGCATCTTATTTCTGACTTCTATACTTAGGAGGTAGATTTTTAAAGGGGGGTTTTCCTACAcagaaaaactatttaaaaggtAAAGGACGTCCATGAGTATAACAGACTTCTACTACCATAATCAACCCCCAAATTTTGTCGAATCATGCTTTCTGAAGCTCCAAGAAGATCTAAGGCCTGAGCAGATTTTCGAAGTTTCTCTTTTTCATAGTACTAGGTCTGGGAGCTCTTTCAATACCTCTGATTATGCCTTATGGCTTAATGGGAAATTAGAGGCTGGAGTGCTAGGGTTGAAAGCCTTTCTTCTTCATCCTACCCTGaatgatgcttttatttttatatggagggggggaccagggattgaacttaggggtacttagccattgaaccacatccccagacctttttatgttttattttgagacagagtctcgctaactTGTTTaagccctcactaagttgctgaggctggctttgaacttgcaatcttcctgtctcagtctcccaagctgctggaattataggcatgtgccactgtgcccaccccGAATGATGCTCTTGTCTCATCTCATCCCAGTCAATGCTCTTTACAATGAGAGGCGTCAGGGAAGGGATGATAAGAAGGCTTCCCAATCCTCTAAGTCTTCTTCCAGTGTATCTCCATCCTGATTGATGATCTGAGTTTCCTAATCAGGGTATTAGCATTAGAGAGTAGCAAATAACAGCTTGTGAAGTTCAGTAAGGCACATAATTATCTAATTCCTGGTAACCCTAGGTCAAGAAGAAACTGATATTCTTCTCCAAGCTAAATGcatattctgttttctcctaactTCATGCAGACTACCATTTTTTAATTACTCGTCTTGTCATCTTGActatttatttctgtatcttcAAGTGCTCCAGCTCCAATTGGCACACAATCTAAGACAAGGGACAGTGGGAAGTAGTTCAACTAATTGCTTTGCTACAACATGAAAAGGACTTTCAGATCTCAGACTGGTATTAGAAGATCCTAACAGTAGAGACCCTCTACACAACTCATCTTAGTTCCTCATTGTAAGATCTGTCATTCAGAATACTTCAGTACCCAATTTCTATGGTGCTGCAAGTCAGAGAAACCTAACTTAAACTAGCTTAGGcaaaagcatttattttcaaaaaactaGTGTTTTGTGCCCAAGAACATGGTAGAACTTGAGAAAACTGGATCTGAGAACTTGCATGCCATTGGGACTCTCTACCTTTCTGCTCCTTTCTGGTTTGCTTCATCTGTTCtctccctccccaaccccatctgtctctccttccctctgttcCTTTGTGTTtcaccctcccccctccttcttctctcctttccttttatcTCTCCAGACAAACTTCCAATGCTTCTTTAATCTTTTTCATAATAAACTCAGTTTCGACAATTCTCAATCTTTGCAGTTTGTAACTCAGATCACCATCTTCTTCAGTTCCAATTCTAGCCTAGCCTCTTAGTTCCAGTTCCAGTGATCCTAGGGACTTGCCCTCACCAACCTGGCTTTGGTTGGATGCTAATCCCTGCACCAGTGATCTGTTGTTGCCAGAAGTGTCATAAGATTACCACAAGTGAAAGGCAGCTCCTACCAGAAGGGTGCCATCCATACAAAACAAAGGAGCCCACCATACTAACATTTATGGATACAAGTAAAAAGATAAGTCTGCAAAGTAGATAGCAAAGCACCTGTCAGAGAGATAGAAGGAAAACCAAGATGGGCCAGGACTTAAGGAAAGTCAAGAAAAGACAGAGATTCAAGAAGGAAGGAATAGTCAACAATTCAGAATGTCCCAGAGAGATCCAGTAGTCTGTAGAGAAGGAACCACCAGCCTTAAGAACAAGGAAGTTGTTGGTTATGTTGGTGAGAAATAGTTCCAGTGGGCAGTAGAAAAATGGAGATGGAGTATATAGTGGAAGCCAGATTTTAGTGGTTTCAAGAATGAGTAAGAAGTAGATAAAATATAGATGATTCTTACAAGAGAACttactaaaaaaaatatgagtaagGAGAATAGATACAGAAAGACGTGGAGtcagagaaagatttttttaatatttaaaaatctcttacaTGAAGCCGGGCATGGTTgtacacacctataaccccagctactagggaggctgaggcaggaggatcacaagttcaaggccagtctcagcaacttgagatcttgtcccaaaataagtttttaaaaggctgtgaatgtggctcggtgtgggaatgtggctcagtggtaaagtgaccgtaggttcaatctctctctctctttttttttaatatatacttttttttagatgttgatggacctttattttattcatttatttatatgcagtgatgagaatcgaacccagggcctcacacatgctaggcaagtgctctaccactgagccacaactccagccccctgggttcaatctctagtaccacacaccaaaaaaaaaaaaaaaaaacaaaaaaacccaaacaacaacaacaaaaaactcctaTGTTTCTTATATGGACAAATACTGATGGGAAGGAATCAAGAGAAAAGATAAACTTGATAGCTGTTTTTGTTGCTACTTACCCTCTGCCCTGGGCTGTACAGACAGGCAAGCAGGGTCAGGGACCAAAGCTAAAGCTCTGGCAGAAGGTGTGAAACATTtcaacctttttttccccatagtaGAAACTAGAGAGAGGGGAGGTACCTGGTCCCGGTATTGGGTGACCTGTCTTGTGGCTCAGGGAGCCTCTAGGAGCTTGAGGATGTACCTAGACAGAGAGGCCCTTGTGTGAAGAACAAAGAGTCACAAGACTGGAACCAATCCTGGGCCGGTGGGGGCAGGATGGGCACACAGCAGCTACACTCAAGGATAGGCAAACTTGCCATGTGTTCTGATTTCCCCATCTCAGAACCATGCCAATCGctgtcccccacccacccactccctCTCATCATCCCTGCCAAGCTGTCACCTTCTTTCTCAGCTCCACTTCCCCACATCCTTAGCTGCTGCCCCCGCCTTCTGCTCTCCCCATCCTTGAAGCTGGCTCACCAAGGTTA encodes:
- the Enho gene encoding adropin, giving the protein MGAAISQGALIAIVCNGLVGFLLLLLWVILCWACHSRSADVDSLSESSPNSSPGPCPEKAPPPQKPSHEGSYLLQP